The proteins below are encoded in one region of Candidatus Poribacteria bacterium:
- a CDS encoding D-cysteine desulfhydrase family protein, translated as MENGSVKWLSLLKRSRLMKIGEGLIQKVSQIPQVDLGHFPTPLEECPRLSEALGGPRIFIKREDCSGLAFGGNKVRQLTFTIGDAVAQGADTIVHGAASQSNHCRQAAAACGKLGLNCYLRLARDHKSIVQGNLLLDNLAGAEVEVVDVPFGPELDVVKYELAEDLKKQGLKPYVVSSPRSTALAAVAFTWCIAEIAQQQEQLGIDADWIYTASVGGTQAGLVLGTKTLGLKMKPFGIAPIVWENKLERLSSAANSAADLLGVDPCVTETDIQNTDDYIGEAYGYLTPECIDALKLVAKTEGIFLDPVYTAKAMACLIDHIHRGKLGRDDTVIFLHTGGTPALFAYHEELVADL; from the coding sequence ATGGAAAACGGGTCAGTCAAATGGCTGTCGTTATTGAAGCGGAGTAGATTGATGAAAATTGGTGAGGGCTTAATTCAGAAAGTGTCCCAGATTCCACAAGTGGACCTTGGTCACTTTCCGACACCGCTTGAGGAATGCCCACGACTCTCTGAAGCACTCGGCGGTCCACGTATCTTCATTAAACGCGAAGATTGTTCAGGCTTGGCATTCGGTGGAAACAAGGTCCGACAACTTACCTTCACAATTGGGGATGCCGTTGCGCAAGGGGCCGATACGATTGTCCACGGCGCGGCATCGCAATCCAATCACTGTAGACAAGCCGCCGCTGCCTGCGGTAAACTTGGACTCAACTGCTACTTGCGTCTCGCACGGGACCACAAGAGTATCGTTCAAGGCAATCTGTTGTTAGATAATTTAGCAGGCGCCGAAGTCGAAGTTGTGGATGTCCCATTCGGACCTGAATTAGATGTCGTAAAATACGAACTGGCGGAAGACCTCAAGAAACAAGGGCTGAAGCCTTATGTCGTTTCCTCGCCGCGCTCCACTGCGCTCGCCGCTGTCGCTTTCACATGGTGCATCGCTGAAATTGCACAACAGCAAGAGCAATTGGGTATTGATGCCGATTGGATTTATACGGCTTCCGTAGGCGGTACACAGGCAGGTCTGGTCCTCGGCACCAAAACGCTTGGACTGAAAATGAAACCCTTCGGCATTGCTCCCATTGTTTGGGAAAATAAACTTGAACGGCTCAGTAGTGCGGCAAACAGTGCCGCCGACCTTTTAGGCGTGGACCCGTGCGTTACGGAAACAGATATTCAAAATACAGATGACTATATTGGAGAGGCTTACGGCTATCTCACGCCGGAATGTATTGATGCCCTCAAATTGGTCGCGAAAACCGAAGGTATCTTCCTTGATCCCGTCTACACCGCCAAAGCGATGGCGTGCCTTATCGACCACATCCACCGGGGCAAACTCGGCCGCGACGACACCGTCATCTTCTTGCACACTGGCGGTACCCCAGCACTCTTCGCATACCATGAGGAATTAGTCGCCGATCTGTAG